From Pseudomonadota bacterium, a single genomic window includes:
- a CDS encoding PAS domain S-box protein — protein MESMSFTAIIDFLPDATFVIDRGGKVIAWNRAIEEMTGVKKEDILGKGDYAYAIPFYGNKRPLLIDFVLANSREPEGLYNYVKQYGNTIYAEAYAPGINKGIGGYLWGTAAPLLDDNGDCQGAIESIRDITKRVIIEKKLSESEEKLRIVFDQTFQFMGLLNIDGIIISANKTALEFIGASETDVVGKYFWETPWWGHSKETQNKLRDAVKRAATGELVRFETTHIDKNNTLHYIEFSLRPIMDKDGNIIYLNPEGLDVTDIKKTEKTLKESEEKYRAIFNSVNDAVFIHDLETGAIVDVNNRMCEMYGYTREEALKTSVTDLSSGEPPYAAQDAQKWLYEASTGEPQLFEWQAKDKNGHLFRVEINMRRALIGEHERILLTVRDIRERKKAEEALKIRDAELEIKSINLEEMNTALKVLLKERGNDKIELEEKIVTNVKELVFPYIDKLKKCRLDSHHMTYVEIIESSLNDITSPFLQKIGSKYARLTPTEIQIANLVKSGKTTKEIGEVLNMSLGAIHFHRNNIRKKLGLNNEKVNLTSYLSSL, from the coding sequence ATGGAGAGCATGTCATTTACTGCAATTATTGATTTTTTACCTGACGCAACCTTCGTGATCGACAGGGGCGGGAAGGTTATAGCCTGGAACAGGGCAATAGAAGAGATGACAGGTGTAAAAAAGGAAGATATCCTCGGTAAAGGCGACTATGCATATGCTATTCCTTTTTATGGTAATAAGAGACCTCTCCTTATCGACTTTGTTTTAGCTAACAGTAGAGAACCGGAGGGACTATATAATTATGTAAAACAATATGGAAATACTATTTATGCAGAAGCATATGCCCCTGGTATTAACAAAGGCATAGGTGGCTATCTTTGGGGTACTGCAGCCCCTTTACTGGATGATAACGGTGACTGCCAGGGGGCAATAGAATCTATTCGTGATATTACCAAACGCGTAATTATAGAAAAAAAACTCAGTGAATCAGAAGAGAAGCTGCGGATTGTTTTTGACCAGACATTCCAGTTTATGGGTCTTTTAAACATTGACGGTATTATAATTTCTGCAAATAAAACAGCTCTGGAATTCATAGGGGCATCAGAAACAGACGTTGTAGGAAAGTATTTTTGGGAGACCCCCTGGTGGGGACATTCAAAAGAAACTCAAAATAAGCTCAGAGATGCTGTAAAAAGGGCGGCTACAGGGGAATTGGTAAGATTTGAAACCACACACATAGACAAAAATAATACACTCCATTATATCGAGTTTTCACTCAGGCCAATTATGGACAAAGATGGGAATATTATCTACCTGAACCCTGAAGGGCTGGACGTTACTGACATTAAAAAAACAGAAAAAACCCTCAAGGAGAGTGAGGAAAAATACCGCGCCATTTTCAATTCAGTGAACGATGCGGTTTTTATTCATGACCTGGAAACGGGTGCTATCGTGGATGTCAACAACCGTATGTGTGAGATGTACGGATATACCCGTGAGGAAGCCCTTAAGACAAGTGTGACGGATTTAAGTTCCGGTGAACCGCCCTATGCAGCGCAGGATGCCCAAAAATGGCTTTACGAAGCTTCTACAGGAGAGCCACAACTCTTCGAATGGCAGGCAAAAGATAAAAACGGCCATTTGTTCCGGGTTGAGATTAACATGCGGCGTGCCTTGATCGGCGAGCATGAGCGTATTCTACTGACAGTAAGGGATATCAGGGAACGGAAAAAGGCAGAAGAAGCATTGAAAATCAGAGATGCAGAATTGGAGATTAAATCAATAAACCTTGAAGAAATGAATACAGCGCTTAAGGTATTGCTCAAAGAGAGGGGAAACGACAAGATTGAGCTTGAAGAAAAAATAGTAACGAATGTCAAAGAATTGGTGTTCCCTTATATTGACAAATTGAAAAAATGCCGGTTAGACTCCCACCATATGACTTATGTGGAAATAATTGAATCAAGCCTTAACGATATTACTTCTCCTTTTTTACAAAAAATAGGCTCAAAATATGCTCGTCTCACACCAACGGAAATACAAATAGCCAATCTCGTAAAGAGTGGTAAAACAACGAAAGAAATAGGCGAAGTGCTCAATATGTCCCTCGGGGCAATCCATTTTCACAGAAACAATATAAGAAAAAAGCTTGGTTTAAATAATGAGAAAGTTAATCTGACCTCCTATCTTTCATCGTTATAA